One region of Streptomyces davaonensis JCM 4913 genomic DNA includes:
- a CDS encoding MarR family winged helix-turn-helix transcriptional regulator, protein MPTPPLPDVPASAEVTEIERALTRITYLSTRARRHERLMALAGVPLDRAAVALVRQIAESEPLRPGELANRLGVEASHVTRTVQQLEKSGYVSRVPDPADRRAQRIELTETGRAAVARVRDAGARGMQLALADWEPEELRQLATLFHRMVDDFLECAVDEEPEQRTAPA, encoded by the coding sequence ATGCCCACCCCACCGCTCCCGGACGTCCCCGCCTCCGCAGAAGTGACCGAGATCGAGCGTGCCCTCACCCGGATCACCTACCTGAGCACCCGCGCCCGCCGCCACGAACGCCTGATGGCCCTGGCCGGCGTCCCGCTGGACCGCGCCGCCGTGGCGCTGGTGCGGCAGATCGCCGAGTCCGAGCCGCTGCGCCCCGGTGAGCTGGCCAACCGGCTCGGAGTGGAGGCCTCGCACGTCACCCGCACCGTGCAGCAGCTGGAGAAGTCCGGCTACGTCTCCCGGGTCCCCGACCCCGCCGACCGCCGGGCCCAGCGCATCGAGCTCACCGAGACCGGCCGCGCCGCCGTCGCCCGCGTCCGGGACGCCGGGGCCCGCGGTATGCAGCTTGCCCTGGCCGACTGGGAACCCGAGGAACTGCGGCAGCTCGCCACCCTGTTCCACCGTATGGTCGACGACTTCCTCGAGTGCGCCGTCGACGAGGAACCGGAGCAGCGGACCGCCCCGGCCTGA
- a CDS encoding peroxiredoxin: protein MSARVEIGDAVEDFTLPDETGTDRKLSELLAEGPVVLFFYPAALTPGCTAQACHFRDLAAEFAAVGARPVGVSGDPVERQQEFAGRHTLGMPLLSDPDGTVRERFGVKRGLSLAPTKRTTFVIGQDRKVLEVVRSELRMNTHADRALAALRGREG, encoded by the coding sequence TTGAGCGCACGCGTGGAGATCGGGGACGCGGTCGAGGACTTCACCCTCCCCGACGAGACCGGTACCGACCGCAAGCTGTCCGAACTACTCGCCGAGGGGCCGGTGGTGCTGTTCTTCTACCCCGCCGCCCTGACCCCCGGCTGCACCGCGCAGGCCTGCCACTTCCGGGACCTGGCCGCCGAGTTCGCCGCCGTCGGCGCCCGGCCCGTCGGCGTCAGCGGTGATCCCGTCGAGCGTCAGCAGGAGTTCGCCGGCCGGCACACGCTCGGCATGCCGCTGCTGTCCGACCCCGACGGCACGGTCCGTGAGCGGTTCGGTGTGAAGCGTGGCCTGTCGCTGGCCCCGACCAAGCGGACCACCTTCGTCATAGGGCAGGACCGCAAGGTGCTGGAGGTCGTGCGCAGCGAACTGCGCATGAACACCCACGCCGACCGCGCGCTGGCGGCGCTGCGCGGCCGCGAGGGCTGA